The Halorussus rarus genome includes the window CAGGCCCGCTCGACCACCTCCTGCGGGCCCGCGAGCCAGCCGAACCGCAGGCCGGCGAGGCCGTACGCCTTGGTGAGGCTCGCGGTGCTGATGCCCCGTTCCCCCATGCTCGCGACGGTCGGCAGCGGGTCCTCCGACAGCAGTCGGTACACCTCGTCGCAGAGCAGGTGGGCGTCCGCGTCGGCCGCGAGGTCGTAGAGCGCGCGGACCTTCTCCTCGGGGTGGTAGCGCCCGGTCGGGTTGTTCGGGTTGTTGAGCACCACGACCGACGTCTCGGGGCGAATCGCGTCGGCCACGGCGTCGACGTCGAGCTCCCAGTCCGGCGGTTCGAGCGGGACCCGGGTCACGTCGCCGAGCGCCTCGGGCACCGCGTGGAGTGCCTGGTAGGTCGGGGTGACCACGACCGCGTGGGGGTCCGCGGCGGAACCGGGCGACCCCGCGACGTCGTCGCCCGCTCCGTCCGCCCCGTCCATCAGCGCCAGGAACGCCAGGAAGTTGGCCTCCTGGGCCCCGCAGGTGAACAGCACCTCGTCGGCCGTCCGGTCGTAGCGGTCGGCCACCTCGGCCCGGAGTCCGGGGTCGCCGTCGGTCGGGATGACGTAGTCGAGTTTGCCGGGGTCGAGGTCGAACCGGTCGGCCGCCAGGCTCCGGATGCCGCTCTCGGCCAGCATGATGTCGGCCTCGTGCTCGTACTCGGCGAACCAGCGCTCGAGTTCGAAGGGCGCGATGTCCATGCGGAGAGGTGGACGGACAGGGGGGTAAAGGCACGGGAAGGGGCAGGAGGGGTCCACCGACGCCGGGGCGCATCCGGCACAGCTAAGTCGGCGACCTTTCTGTACCCGATATGACGAATCGGCCCGCCCGCCTCCCCGAAGCCGTCCGGGCCGGCCTGCTGCTCGCCGGCAACGTCCTCCCGCTGGTCGGCGTGGCGTTCTGGGGGTGGAACCTCGCGGCGCTGCTCGTGCTGTACGGCGCCGAGGCGGTGGTGACGGCCGGCGTCGCGGCGCTGAAGATGCTGCTCGCCGAGCGGGTGCCCGAGGTCCCGTTCGCCGGCGCCGACTCGCCGCTCCGGGCGCTCCGCGAGAAGCGCGGCGGCGTCCGGGTCCGGGAGGACTGGCCGCCGATCTACCCGCGGAACCTGCCCCACGCTCTCGGGATGGCCGGGTCGTTCCTGTTCGTCTGGTGCTGGGTCGCGGTGCTCGCGCTGGCCGACGTCGCGAGTGCCGCGGCGGCGTCGCTGCCTCCGTCCGTGCCGCTTTCGGCGCTCGCCCTGGCGGTCGCCCGCCTGGCGGAGTTCCGGACCGAGTACATCGGCCGGGGGGAGTACGCCGACGTCTCCGCGCGGGCCGCCGCGGCGACGCCCGCTCGACAGACCCTGCTGGTCGTCTGTCTCCTCCCGCTGCTGAGCGCGGTCGGCGAGTCGCGGGCCGCGGGCACGCTGCTGCTGGTCGCGGTCGTCGCCGCCAAGACGCTGGCCGACGCCTACGGGTTCTGGGTCGACCACCTCGACCGGGCGCCGCTCCGCGTCGGCGAGTGGCTCTTCGGCGCTCCCGAGACCGGAGACCCGCCGCCGACCGTCGACGCGCCCGCGGCGGCTCCCAGCGTCCGCGTCGAGACGGACACCCCGGCCGTGCTGTTCACCGGCCTGGTTCCGGTCGCGCTGGCGTTCGCGAGCAGACCCGGCCTGGTGGTGTTGCTCCTGATCGCGCTGGCCGCGCTCGCTGTCGGCGCCTGGGCGCTGTTGCCCGGGCTGGTCGTCGTCTCGCTCGTCGCCGGGGCGTGCCTGCTGGTCCACTACCTCCGGTTCGGTACGCTGGAGTACCAGCGCCGGGGCGGCGCGCTGGTCTGCCACGACACCTGGCTCGACGAGCCCCAGTGGGCGTGCGAGATCGAGGAGATCCGGAACCCGTCTGCCGACCGGCGGATCACGAGCAGGCTGTTCGGGACGACCGTGGTCAGGTTCGACGCCGGCACGTCGGGCGACGAGTCGTTCCGGCTCGGTCCGGTCGCGGACGCCGACGCGGTCGTCGAGCGGCTCGGCTTTCCCGCGTTCGACCCGAGCCAGGACGAGCCGAACCGGCAGGTCGCGGCGGCCGCGCTCGGGCTCGCAGGGTCGTTCCTCCTCGTTCCCGTCGGGCTGTACTTCGCGCCGAGCGTCTCGACGGGGAAGGTGATCGGCGTCGTGGTGGTGCTGGGACCGATGATGGCGGTGCTCGTCGGGACGCTGCTGTGGGTCTCGCTGTACAACGCGTAGGAACCCGATTCGCTCGGCCGAGGTCAGACGTACATCAGCGGCACCATCGCGGCGACGCCGACCGCGAGTCCCGCGAGCAGTTCGCGGTGGCCCTCGCCCGGCAGGTCCTCGCCGGTCTCGAGCGCCTCGGGGATGAACTCGGAGGCGACCAGGTAGATCATCGCGCCCGCGGCGAACCCGAAGCCGAAGGGGAGGAACTCCCGGGCCCAGCGCACGAACGCGAACGCGACGACCGCTCCGATGGGCTGGGGCAGGCTGGAGAACACCGCCGCGCCGACCATCCGCCACTTGCTCACGTTCATCGCGCGCATCGGGATGGAGATGGCCAGCCCCTCCGGGACGTTGTGGATGGAGATGGCGACGGTCATGAAGACCGCGAGCAGCGGCACCGAGAAGCCGAGGACGGGGATGCCGCCCTCGAAGCCGAGCTCCGCGAACGAGACGCCGATGGCCACGCCCTCCGGGAAGCTGTGGACGGTCAGGATACCGAGCACGAGCACGAGCGTCCGGAGGTCCCCCGTGGCGATGGCCTCGGCCTCCGCCGCGTGGTCGCCGTGGCCGTGGCCGCCGTCGGCGTGGACCGGGTCGTCGCGGTCGTACTCGTCCGCGCCGTGTGCGTGGTCGGCCTCGTCGTCGACCATCTCGTGCTCGTGGTCCGCGTCGTGGCCGCGGCGCTCGCCCTCGCCGTCGCCCAGGTCGATCATGTCGAGCGCCCGGTCGGCGACCTCGACCAGCGCGACGCCCGCGAGCAGGCCGGCGACCATCAGCGTCGGGAACCCGCCGGAGGCGTAGGCC containing:
- a CDS encoding aminotransferase class I/II-fold pyridoxal phosphate-dependent enzyme; protein product: MDIAPFELERWFAEYEHEADIMLAESGIRSLAADRFDLDPGKLDYVIPTDGDPGLRAEVADRYDRTADEVLFTCGAQEANFLAFLALMDGADGAGDDVAGSPGSAADPHAVVVTPTYQALHAVPEALGDVTRVPLEPPDWELDVDAVADAIRPETSVVVLNNPNNPTGRYHPEEKVRALYDLAADADAHLLCDEVYRLLSEDPLPTVASMGERGISTASLTKAYGLAGLRFGWLAGPQEVVERAWQWKDYTTISPSIFGQHLARQALGEREESILAENRELAAHNRERVREFVADRDLSWYDPVGVNGFITVPDGFDGSREFCRTVVEEESVVLAPGALFGYGDYFRIGFGLPTDELEEGLARVGDCIDRRV
- a CDS encoding DUF6498-containing protein yields the protein MTNRPARLPEAVRAGLLLAGNVLPLVGVAFWGWNLAALLVLYGAEAVVTAGVAALKMLLAERVPEVPFAGADSPLRALREKRGGVRVREDWPPIYPRNLPHALGMAGSFLFVWCWVAVLALADVASAAAASLPPSVPLSALALAVARLAEFRTEYIGRGEYADVSARAAAATPARQTLLVVCLLPLLSAVGESRAAGTLLLVAVVAAKTLADAYGFWVDHLDRAPLRVGEWLFGAPETGDPPPTVDAPAAAPSVRVETDTPAVLFTGLVPVALAFASRPGLVVLLLIALAALAVGAWALLPGLVVVSLVAGACLLVHYLRFGTLEYQRRGGALVCHDTWLDEPQWACEIEEIRNPSADRRITSRLFGTTVVRFDAGTSGDESFRLGPVADADAVVERLGFPAFDPSQDEPNRQVAAAALGLAGSFLLVPVGLYFAPSVSTGKVIGVVVVLGPMMAVLVGTLLWVSLYNA
- a CDS encoding ZIP family metal transporter, translated to MALLENLVLVFVAGLVTALATGLGALPFFVVDDFSDRWNVALWGLASGIMVSASLFGLVNEGLAYASGGFPTLMVAGLLAGVALVEVADRALDMIDLGDGEGERRGHDADHEHEMVDDEADHAHGADEYDRDDPVHADGGHGHGDHAAEAEAIATGDLRTLVLVLGILTVHSFPEGVAIGVSFAELGFEGGIPVLGFSVPLLAVFMTVAISIHNVPEGLAISIPMRAMNVSKWRMVGAAVFSSLPQPIGAVVAFAFVRWAREFLPFGFGFAAGAMIYLVASEFIPEALETGEDLPGEGHRELLAGLAVGVAAMVPLMYV